The following are encoded in a window of Labrus bergylta chromosome 16, fLabBer1.1, whole genome shotgun sequence genomic DNA:
- the LOC109994088 gene encoding C-reactive protein-like isoform X2: protein MVPQKPLNLRAFTLCMRMATELTGRREIILFAYRTRDFDELNVWRELDGRLSFYLSGEAVFFKVPELGPLETHLCFTWDSGSGAATLFMDGRRSSTKIYKKGHAVRSGGKVILGQDPDSYLGDFDANQSFVGEICDVNMWDSVLSDSTIRDMSSMNRVPRGNVFDWESTELKVNGNVEVVNREL from the exons ATGGTCCCTCAGAAAcctctgaacctgagggctttCACTCTGTGCATGCGTATGGCCACGGAGCTCACTGGGAGGCGTGAAATCATCCTCTTTGCCTACCGGACCAGAGACTTCGATGAGCTGAATGTATGGCGAGAGCTGGACGGCAG ATTGTCTTTCTACCTGAGCGGAGAAGCAGTTTTCTTCAAAGTCCCTGAGCTCGGGCCACTGGAGACCCACCTGTGCTTCACCTGGGATTCCGGATCAGGTGCGGCTACCCTCTTCATGGACGGGAGGAGAAGTTCGACTAAAATCTACAAGAAAGGTCACGCTGTGCGCAGCGGTGGAAAGGTTATCCTCGGACAAGATCCAGATTCTTATTTGGGTGATTTTGATGCCAATCAGAGCTTTGTCGGGGAGATCTGTGATGTGAACATGTGGGACTCTGTCCTCTCAGACAGCACGATCCGAGACATGTCCTCCATGAATAGAGTGCCCAGGGGAAATGTCTTTGACTGGGAAAGTACAGAGCTTAAAGTTAATGGGAATGTGGAGGttgtaaatcgagagctt
- the LOC109994088 gene encoding C-reactive protein-like isoform X1, translating into MRLSLGFLLIAISIVLAGSVTIKTVVFPGESSNTYVEMVPQKPLNLRAFTLCMRMATELTGRREIILFAYRTRDFDELNVWRELDGRLSFYLSGEAVFFKVPELGPLETHLCFTWDSGSGAATLFMDGRRSSTKIYKKGHAVRSGGKVILGQDPDSYLGDFDANQSFVGEICDVNMWDSVLSDSTIRDMSSMNRVPRGNVFDWESTELKVNGNVEVVNREL; encoded by the exons ATGAGACTTTCACTGGGCTTTTTACTTATTGCCATCTCCATTGTGTTGGCAG GGAGTGTCACCATCAAGACCGTGGTGTTCCCAGGTGAGTCGAGCAACACTTATGTTGAGATGGTCCCTCAGAAAcctctgaacctgagggctttCACTCTGTGCATGCGTATGGCCACGGAGCTCACTGGGAGGCGTGAAATCATCCTCTTTGCCTACCGGACCAGAGACTTCGATGAGCTGAATGTATGGCGAGAGCTGGACGGCAG ATTGTCTTTCTACCTGAGCGGAGAAGCAGTTTTCTTCAAAGTCCCTGAGCTCGGGCCACTGGAGACCCACCTGTGCTTCACCTGGGATTCCGGATCAGGTGCGGCTACCCTCTTCATGGACGGGAGGAGAAGTTCGACTAAAATCTACAAGAAAGGTCACGCTGTGCGCAGCGGTGGAAAGGTTATCCTCGGACAAGATCCAGATTCTTATTTGGGTGATTTTGATGCCAATCAGAGCTTTGTCGGGGAGATCTGTGATGTGAACATGTGGGACTCTGTCCTCTCAGACAGCACGATCCGAGACATGTCCTCCATGAATAGAGTGCCCAGGGGAAATGTCTTTGACTGGGAAAGTACAGAGCTTAAAGTTAATGGGAATGTGGAGGttgtaaatcgagagctt